A single region of the Streptomyces vilmorinianum genome encodes:
- a CDS encoding NAD(P)-binding domain-containing protein, which yields MTEVSTTALPTVVIGAGPVGLAAAAQLLERGITPLVLEAGPAAGTAVREWSHVRLFSTWSEVVDPAAEKLLAPTGWTAPDGATYPSGGDWAERYLQPLADVLGEKVRFGATVTGVSRAGRDRVVDADREQQPFTVHVLNTDGREERILARAVIDASGTWSTPNPLGGNGLPALGERTAADRISYRVPDLTIESVRARYAGKRTAVVGTGASAFTALALLADLAKEAPGTHAVWILRRGVTGSTFGGGEADQLPARGALGLRAKAAVEDGHASAVTGFRTEAIERDGERLVLVAEDGRRLDPVDEVVVLTGLRPDLSFLSELRLALDERLQAPVELAPLIDPNQHSCGTVYPHGVKELSHPEQDVYLVGMKSYGRAPTFLAMTGYEQVRSIAASLAGDQEAAERVELTLPETGVCGGAGLFDEPEAGGTDGGGCCAAPTTLQIGTGAAPGAGAGGGC from the coding sequence ATTACCGAGGTGTCCACCACCGCTCTGCCCACCGTGGTGATCGGGGCGGGCCCGGTCGGTCTGGCGGCCGCCGCCCAGCTCCTCGAGCGCGGCATCACGCCGCTGGTCCTGGAGGCCGGGCCCGCCGCGGGCACGGCGGTCCGGGAGTGGTCGCACGTGCGGCTGTTCTCGACCTGGTCCGAGGTGGTCGACCCGGCGGCCGAGAAGCTGCTGGCCCCCACCGGCTGGACGGCCCCGGACGGTGCGACGTATCCGAGCGGCGGCGACTGGGCCGAGCGCTACCTCCAGCCGCTCGCCGACGTCCTCGGCGAGAAGGTCCGCTTCGGCGCCACCGTCACCGGCGTCTCCCGTGCCGGCCGCGACCGGGTCGTCGACGCCGACCGCGAGCAGCAGCCGTTCACCGTCCACGTCCTGAACACCGACGGCCGCGAGGAGCGGATCCTCGCCCGCGCCGTCATCGACGCCTCCGGCACCTGGTCCACCCCGAACCCGCTCGGCGGCAACGGCCTGCCCGCCCTCGGCGAGCGCACCGCCGCCGACCGCATCTCGTACCGTGTGCCGGACCTGACCATCGAGTCCGTGCGCGCCCGTTACGCGGGCAAGCGCACCGCGGTCGTGGGGACGGGCGCCTCCGCCTTCACCGCGCTCGCCCTCCTCGCCGACCTCGCGAAGGAGGCGCCGGGCACCCACGCGGTCTGGATCCTGCGCCGGGGTGTCACCGGATCCACCTTCGGCGGCGGCGAGGCCGACCAGCTCCCCGCCCGTGGCGCGCTCGGGCTTCGCGCCAAGGCCGCCGTCGAGGACGGTCACGCCTCCGCCGTCACCGGGTTCCGTACAGAGGCGATCGAGCGTGACGGCGAGCGGCTCGTCCTGGTCGCCGAGGACGGCCGCCGCCTCGACCCCGTCGACGAGGTCGTCGTCCTCACCGGTCTCCGCCCGGACCTGTCCTTCCTCTCCGAGCTGCGCCTCGCCCTCGACGAGCGCCTGCAGGCCCCGGTCGAACTCGCCCCGCTCATCGACCCCAACCAGCACTCCTGCGGCACCGTCTACCCGCACGGGGTCAAGGAGCTCTCCCACCCCGAGCAGGACGTGTACCTGGTCGGCATGAAGAGCTACGGGCGGGCCCCGACGTTCCTCGCCATGACCGGCTACGAGCAGGTCCGCTCCATCGCCGCCTCCCTGGCCGGCGACCAGGAGGCCGCCGAGCGCGTCGAACTGACCCTGCCCGAGACGGGAGTCTGCGGCGGCGCGGGCCTCTTCGACGAGCCCGAGGCCGGCGGGACCGACGGCGGCGGCTGCTGCGCCGCCCCGACGACCCTGCAGATCGGCACCGGCGCCGCCCCCGGCGCCGGCGCCGGCGGCGGCTGCTGA
- a CDS encoding ArsR/SmtB family transcription factor, translated as MSNAVPLPLLEPEVVPCCPPLTERPLNAEEAERTAKMFKALGDPVRLRLFSAVASHEGGEACVCDISDVGVSQPTVSHHLKKLKEAGLLSSERRGTWVYYRVEPAVLAALGQVLTKVAEAT; from the coding sequence ATGTCGAATGCCGTGCCGTTGCCGTTGCTGGAGCCCGAGGTCGTCCCGTGCTGCCCGCCTCTCACGGAGCGCCCCCTGAACGCGGAGGAGGCCGAGCGCACCGCGAAGATGTTCAAGGCCCTGGGTGACCCCGTACGCCTGCGCCTCTTCTCCGCGGTCGCGTCGCATGAGGGGGGCGAGGCATGCGTGTGCGACATCTCTGACGTCGGCGTCTCCCAGCCGACCGTCTCCCACCACCTCAAGAAGCTGAAGGAGGCCGGCCTGCTCTCCTCCGAGCGGCGCGGCACCTGGGTCTACTACCGCGTCGAGCCCGCCGTCCTCGCCGCGTTGGGGCAGGTGCTCACCAAGGTCGCCGAGGCCACCTGA
- the pstS gene encoding phosphate ABC transporter substrate-binding protein PstS, translated as MAGALLLAGCGAGASQDDARPTPVEAVPDIECPESGKVRGSGSSAQQHAMKRWMRQYQLACKGVELAYNPLGSGAGVAQFQRGATAFGGTDQALTDEDREMSQDVCPGGQAIDLPMVGGPVAIGYNLPGVPGLVLDAPTLARIFDSRITRWNDPAVQRLNPEAKLPDLPVVPLHRADDSGTTQNLNAYLKGAAREFWPYPADKKWQGQGGQSASGSDAVSKAVTQTEGAIGYFELSFAATRKIDTVRIATGAAEPVAPSTKSASAGIAAAEVVGNGKDLALKFDYKTSAEGAYPIVLVTYEIVCDTGNAPESLPALKSFLAYTAGEEGQEQLHSIHYAPLPASVAAQVREVISTLS; from the coding sequence GTGGCCGGAGCGCTGTTGCTCGCGGGCTGCGGTGCGGGTGCGTCCCAGGACGACGCCAGGCCGACTCCCGTCGAAGCCGTACCCGACATCGAGTGCCCCGAGTCCGGGAAGGTGCGCGGGTCCGGGTCCAGTGCCCAGCAGCACGCGATGAAGCGGTGGATGCGCCAGTACCAGCTGGCCTGCAAGGGCGTGGAGCTCGCCTACAACCCGCTCGGATCGGGGGCGGGCGTCGCCCAGTTCCAGCGCGGGGCGACCGCGTTCGGGGGTACGGACCAGGCTCTGACGGACGAGGACCGGGAGATGTCCCAGGACGTCTGCCCCGGTGGACAGGCCATCGACCTGCCCATGGTGGGCGGTCCCGTCGCCATCGGTTACAACCTCCCCGGCGTGCCCGGCCTGGTGCTGGACGCCCCGACCCTCGCGCGGATCTTCGACTCGCGCATCACGCGCTGGAACGACCCGGCCGTCCAACGCCTCAACCCCGAGGCGAAGTTGCCGGACCTGCCCGTCGTCCCGCTCCACCGGGCGGACGATTCCGGTACGACCCAGAACCTGAACGCCTATCTCAAGGGCGCGGCACGGGAGTTCTGGCCCTATCCGGCGGACAAGAAGTGGCAGGGTCAAGGTGGCCAGTCGGCCAGCGGATCGGACGCCGTCTCCAAGGCGGTGACCCAGACCGAAGGAGCGATCGGCTACTTCGAGCTGTCCTTCGCCGCCACGCGGAAGATCGACACCGTACGCATCGCGACGGGCGCCGCCGAGCCCGTCGCCCCGAGCACGAAGAGCGCGTCGGCGGGCATCGCCGCGGCGGAGGTCGTCGGCAACGGCAAGGACCTGGCGCTCAAGTTCGACTACAAGACCTCGGCCGAGGGCGCGTACCCGATCGTCCTGGTGACGTACGAGATCGTCTGCGACACGGGGAACGCGCCCGAAAGCCTCCCGGCGCTCAAGTCCTTCCTCGCGTACACCGCCGGCGAGGAAGGTCAGGAGCAGCTGCACTCGATCCACTACGCGCCCCTGCCGGCATCCGTCGCCGCGCAGGTCCGCGAGGTCATCAGCACCCTGAGCTGA
- a CDS encoding arsenate reductase ArsC → MPEKPSVLFVCVHNAGRSQMAAAWLSHLAGDRVEVRSAGSAPADQVNPAAVEAMREVGIDMSAETPKILTIDAVKASDVCITMGCGDTCPVFPGKRYLDWTLEDPAGQGVEAVRPIRDEIKKLVEGLIAEIAPEATA, encoded by the coding sequence ATGCCCGAGAAGCCCTCCGTCCTGTTCGTGTGCGTGCACAACGCAGGCCGTTCCCAGATGGCCGCCGCGTGGCTGTCCCACCTGGCGGGGGACCGCGTCGAGGTCCGCTCCGCCGGCTCCGCCCCGGCCGACCAGGTGAACCCGGCCGCGGTGGAGGCGATGCGCGAGGTCGGCATCGACATGTCCGCCGAGACGCCGAAGATCCTCACGATCGACGCGGTCAAGGCGTCCGACGTGTGCATCACCATGGGCTGCGGTGACACCTGCCCCGTCTTCCCGGGCAAGCGCTACCTCGACTGGACGCTGGAGGACCCGGCCGGTCAGGGCGTCGAGGCCGTCCGTCCCATCCGCGACGAGATCAAGAAGCTCGTCGAGGGCCTGATCGCCGAGATCGCGCCGGAGGCCACGGCATGA
- the trxB gene encoding thioredoxin-disulfide reductase yields MSEISQVSESYADSETAETSGIRDVVIIGSGPAGYTAALYTARAQLKPLLFGSSIFVGGSLTTTTEVENFPGFPDGVEGPDLMDDMRAQAEKFGAEMVDDDIVSVDLTGDVKLLTDSAGTVHRARTVIIATGSGYRKLGLPKEDELSGRGVSWCATCDGFFFRERDIVVVGGGDTAMEEATFLTRFARSVTVVHRRSALRASKAMQNRAFSDDKIAFAFDSEIAEIKEENGMLAGVVLRDTLTGALRDLDATGLFIAIGHDPRSELFADQIDLDDEGYIKVEAPSTRTNIPGVFAAGDVVDHTYRQAITAAGSGCSAALDAERYLAALGDKTPAMAAVRSPQG; encoded by the coding sequence ATGAGCGAGATCTCTCAGGTCTCCGAGTCGTACGCGGACTCCGAGACCGCCGAGACGTCCGGGATACGCGACGTCGTCATCATCGGCTCCGGCCCGGCCGGGTACACCGCCGCCCTCTACACCGCCCGCGCGCAGCTGAAGCCCCTGCTCTTCGGCAGCTCGATCTTCGTCGGCGGCTCGCTCACCACCACGACCGAGGTCGAGAACTTCCCCGGTTTCCCCGACGGCGTCGAAGGCCCGGACCTCATGGACGACATGCGGGCCCAGGCCGAGAAGTTCGGCGCCGAGATGGTCGACGACGACATCGTCTCCGTCGACCTCACCGGCGACGTCAAGCTCCTGACCGACAGCGCCGGTACCGTCCACCGCGCCAGGACCGTGATCATCGCCACCGGCTCCGGCTACCGCAAGCTCGGCCTGCCGAAGGAGGACGAGCTGTCCGGGCGGGGCGTGTCCTGGTGCGCCACCTGCGACGGGTTCTTCTTCCGCGAGCGCGACATCGTCGTGGTCGGCGGCGGCGACACCGCCATGGAGGAGGCCACCTTCCTCACCCGTTTCGCCCGCTCCGTCACCGTCGTCCACCGACGCTCGGCCCTGCGCGCCTCCAAGGCCATGCAGAACCGCGCCTTCTCCGACGACAAGATCGCCTTCGCCTTCGACAGCGAGATCGCGGAGATCAAGGAGGAGAACGGCATGCTCGCCGGTGTCGTGCTGCGCGACACCCTCACCGGCGCGCTGCGTGACCTCGACGCCACCGGCCTGTTCATCGCCATCGGACACGACCCGCGCAGCGAACTGTTCGCCGACCAGATCGACCTCGACGACGAGGGCTACATCAAGGTCGAGGCGCCCTCCACCCGTACGAACATCCCCGGCGTCTTCGCCGCCGGCGACGTCGTCGACCACACCTACCGCCAGGCCATCACGGCTGCGGGCTCCGGCTGCTCGGCGGCTCTGGACGCCGAGCGCTATCTGGCCGCGCTGGGCGACAAGACCCCGGCCATGGCCGCGGTCCGATCTCCCCAGGGGTGA
- a CDS encoding DNA polymerase ligase N-terminal domain-containing protein: protein MAAKDTLTRYRRRRDFSRTSEPEGDRGRSSGDEPVFVVQIHDAGTLHFDFRLEADGVLKSWAVPKGPSTDPHDKRFATPTEDHPLDYRRFEGVIPGGEYGAGTVIVWDEGTYGNLSTDRSGHEIPLSEALDQGHASFRLDGHKLHGGYALTRIRTDDSSGREAWLLVKHADARAASGHGTPDPRRARSVRTGHTLRQVATEAEEKAEEKAEEKAGSGAARDGVREQPVRSTR, encoded by the coding sequence ATGGCTGCGAAGGACACGCTGACGCGCTACCGCCGACGGCGTGACTTCTCGAGGACGAGTGAGCCCGAGGGGGACCGTGGCCGGTCGTCGGGGGACGAGCCGGTCTTCGTGGTGCAGATCCACGACGCCGGCACCCTCCACTTCGACTTCCGTCTGGAAGCGGACGGAGTGCTCAAGTCCTGGGCCGTTCCCAAGGGACCGTCCACGGACCCGCACGACAAGCGGTTCGCCACGCCGACCGAGGACCATCCGCTCGACTACCGCAGGTTCGAAGGAGTCATCCCCGGCGGGGAGTACGGCGCCGGCACGGTGATCGTCTGGGACGAGGGCACGTACGGCAACCTCTCCACCGATCGGAGCGGACACGAGATCCCCCTCTCCGAGGCCCTCGACCAGGGGCATGCCTCGTTCCGGCTGGACGGTCACAAGCTGCACGGCGGCTACGCGCTCACCCGTATCCGTACGGACGACAGCTCCGGCCGGGAGGCATGGCTGCTGGTCAAGCACGCCGACGCACGCGCCGCTTCGGGCCACGGAACGCCCGACCCCCGGCGAGCCCGGTCGGTACGCACCGGTCACACCCTGCGCCAGGTCGCGACCGAGGCCGAGGAGAAGGCCGAGGAGAAGGCGGAGGAGAAGGCCGGGAGCGGTGCGGCCCGTGACGGCGTCCGCGAACAACCCGTCAGGAGCACGCGATGA
- the ligD gene encoding non-homologous end-joining DNA ligase, which translates to MTSTRSIRVGGRTVELSRPDKVLFPGDGLTKADLADHYRRVARRMLPHLRHRPLMLERHPDGIDDPGFMQKDVPDHFPDWIHRAELPKEGGTVTYVLCEDTATLLYLADQACITPHRFLSKADRPDHPDRLVFDLDPPGDDFAPVRQAALRLHDLLDDELSLPSLVMTTGSRGLHVVVPLDGRLPFDEVRAFGRDVAELLAARRPDELTTAPRKQARKGRLYLDMQRNAYAQTAVVPYAVRARPGAPVAAPLAWEDVDDPDLTARRWSLSTVDQLLKENPWHAAPRGRSLDAARRRLAAVAREG; encoded by the coding sequence ATGACCTCGACCAGGAGCATCCGGGTCGGCGGCCGGACCGTGGAGCTGAGCCGCCCGGACAAGGTGCTGTTCCCCGGGGACGGCCTCACCAAGGCCGACCTCGCCGACCACTACCGCCGCGTCGCCCGGCGGATGCTGCCTCACCTCCGCCACCGCCCGCTGATGCTCGAACGCCACCCCGACGGCATCGACGACCCCGGTTTCATGCAGAAGGACGTCCCCGACCACTTCCCCGACTGGATCCACCGGGCCGAACTGCCCAAGGAGGGCGGCACCGTCACGTACGTGCTCTGCGAGGACACCGCCACCCTCCTCTACCTGGCCGACCAGGCGTGCATCACCCCTCACCGCTTCCTGTCCAAGGCCGACCGGCCCGACCACCCCGATCGCCTGGTCTTCGACCTCGACCCGCCGGGAGACGACTTCGCCCCCGTACGGCAGGCGGCGCTGCGCCTCCACGACCTCCTGGACGACGAGCTGAGCCTGCCGTCCCTGGTCATGACGACCGGCTCGCGCGGCCTGCACGTCGTCGTCCCCCTCGACGGCCGCCTCCCGTTCGACGAGGTCCGGGCCTTCGGCCGCGACGTCGCCGAGCTGCTGGCCGCCCGCCGGCCGGACGAGCTGACGACCGCGCCCCGCAAGCAGGCCCGCAAGGGCCGCCTCTACCTCGACATGCAGCGCAACGCCTACGCCCAGACGGCCGTCGTCCCCTACGCCGTCCGCGCCCGCCCCGGCGCACCGGTCGCGGCGCCGCTGGCCTGGGAGGACGTCGACGATCCCGACCTGACCGCGCGGCGGTGGAGCCTGTCCACCGTGGACCAGCTCCTCAAGGAGAACCCGTGGCACGCGGCACCGCGCGGCCGGTCCCTCGACGCGGCACGCCGACGACTGGCCGCCGTGGCGAGGGAGGGCTGA
- a CDS encoding CBS domain-containing protein, protein MITARDMMTPDATCVRASETIVEAARKMAELGVGALPICGADERLHGMLTDRDVVLKVLAEGKDPAACKAGDLAQDEIVTVGADDTADQVLRVMSEHRIRRVPVIDQHVLVGIITEADVARTLPATQVGGLVAAIATAA, encoded by the coding sequence ATGATCACCGCACGGGACATGATGACGCCGGACGCGACCTGCGTTCGCGCGAGCGAGACCATCGTCGAGGCCGCCCGCAAGATGGCCGAACTCGGCGTCGGCGCGCTGCCGATCTGCGGTGCCGACGAGCGGCTCCACGGGATGCTCACCGACCGTGACGTCGTCCTGAAGGTCCTCGCGGAGGGCAAGGACCCCGCCGCGTGCAAGGCCGGTGACCTCGCCCAGGACGAGATCGTCACCGTCGGCGCCGACGACACCGCCGACCAGGTGCTCCGCGTCATGAGCGAGCACCGGATCCGGCGCGTGCCCGTCATCGACCAGCACGTCCTCGTCGGCATCATCACCGAGGCCGATGTCGCCCGGACGCTGCCCGCCACTCAGGTCGGCGGCCTCGTCGCGGCCATCGCGACCGCGGCCTGA
- a CDS encoding ABC transporter permease, which yields MTAAPTALAITRATVLRTLRDRTALFFMLLLPVAIIVVIGAVVGGFDQFRIGVVHSGTAGPVATELAAELDRSDGLDARPYSDEDVARTALRRGELDAAVLLPPDLDAAARAGRSVEVPVLVEPGGSSGHAAVSSIAAVVSDHAARLQAAHFAQERQGGDFEERLALARSTEEHVQPVRITTLTPGGTSEILPLGYGYSTPTMLVLFVFINSLAAGAVIVQNRKSGVYERALAAPVPARALVLGETGAYLVLALVQSALIVAIGALAFGVSWGDPLAATLLVGMWALVGTGAGVLAGAVFRTPEQANAIGPALGIGLGMLGGCMWPLAVVPAWLRTAGHAVPHAWAVDAWTELLSRDGGVADIAGRLGVLAAFAAALLTLASLALHHRLTAAATPAKA from the coding sequence GTGACCGCCGCCCCGACCGCCCTCGCCATCACCCGCGCCACGGTGCTGCGCACCCTGCGCGACCGCACCGCGCTGTTCTTCATGCTGCTCCTGCCGGTCGCGATCATCGTCGTGATCGGAGCGGTCGTCGGCGGGTTCGACCAGTTCCGGATCGGGGTCGTGCACTCCGGCACCGCGGGCCCCGTCGCCACCGAACTGGCCGCGGAACTCGACCGCTCGGACGGCCTCGATGCGCGCCCGTACAGCGACGAGGACGTGGCGCGCACCGCGCTGCGCCGCGGCGAACTGGACGCCGCCGTCCTGCTCCCGCCCGATCTCGACGCCGCGGCCAGGGCGGGCCGGAGTGTCGAGGTGCCCGTGCTCGTCGAGCCCGGCGGCAGCAGCGGGCACGCGGCCGTCTCCTCGATCGCGGCGGTCGTCTCCGATCACGCGGCCCGGCTGCAGGCCGCCCACTTCGCGCAGGAACGGCAGGGCGGCGACTTCGAGGAGCGCCTCGCCCTGGCCCGTAGCACCGAGGAACACGTCCAGCCGGTACGGATCACCACGCTCACACCCGGCGGCACCAGCGAGATCCTCCCGCTCGGCTACGGCTACAGCACCCCCACCATGCTGGTGCTGTTCGTCTTCATCAACTCCCTTGCCGCCGGGGCCGTGATCGTCCAGAACCGCAAGTCGGGCGTGTACGAGCGGGCACTGGCCGCCCCGGTCCCGGCGCGGGCCCTGGTGCTCGGCGAGACGGGCGCGTATCTGGTCCTGGCCCTGGTGCAGTCCGCGCTGATCGTCGCGATCGGAGCGCTGGCCTTCGGGGTGTCCTGGGGCGACCCGCTCGCCGCCACGCTGCTGGTCGGCATGTGGGCGCTGGTGGGCACGGGTGCGGGCGTGCTGGCGGGGGCGGTGTTCCGGACGCCCGAGCAGGCGAACGCCATCGGTCCCGCGCTCGGGATCGGGCTCGGGATGCTGGGCGGCTGCATGTGGCCGCTGGCCGTCGTGCCCGCGTGGCTGCGCACGGCCGGACACGCCGTGCCGCACGCCTGGGCGGTGGACGCGTGGACGGAGCTGCTGTCCCGGGACGGCGGCGTCGCCGACATCGCGGGCCGCCTCGGCGTCCTCGCCGCCTTCGCCGCCGCCCTGCTCACGCTGGCCTCGCTGGCCCTCCACCACCGGCTGACCGCGGCCGCGACGCCGGCGAAGGCGTGA
- a CDS encoding ABC transporter permease, translating into MPLPVPGPALSIAAKDLRQRMRDRSAWILVFLAPLAITALMALAFTDSDRFHADIGYADLDHGPAATALAATLTSPELAGIVTVRTYDTQERARAAVEDGEVQAAVVIPQGFTASLNGNSPASIALLDDVDQPLAAQLARAVVESYTAQIDAARLSVGTAVAAGALPADVPALAAQAATERLPESVRPVGLSDSPLKAVSYFAPAMGMFFVLFTIGFGARGYFAEQRQGTLDRIAAAPVGRGALLLGKSLSTFVYSLAGLATTLTASWLLFGARWADPLGVALLCLTMAAAIVSLTALVISLARTEQQAQGLSSIVVFALVLLGGNFVFVSVAPPLIRRLALFTPNGWALRGFTDLGTGVGGWSAVGPPLLGMVAFTLAATALTALILRLRRPS; encoded by the coding sequence ATGCCTCTGCCCGTGCCTGGGCCGGCGCTCAGCATCGCCGCGAAGGACCTGCGCCAGCGGATGCGCGACCGGTCGGCCTGGATCCTGGTCTTCCTGGCCCCCCTCGCCATCACCGCGCTGATGGCCCTGGCCTTCACGGACTCCGACCGCTTCCACGCCGACATCGGCTACGCCGATCTCGACCACGGGCCCGCGGCCACCGCTCTCGCCGCCACCCTGACCAGCCCCGAGCTCGCCGGAATCGTCACGGTCCGCACGTACGACACCCAGGAGCGGGCCCGCGCCGCGGTCGAGGACGGGGAGGTCCAGGCGGCCGTCGTGATACCCCAGGGATTCACCGCCTCACTCAACGGGAACAGTCCGGCGTCGATCGCCCTCCTGGACGATGTCGACCAGCCCCTTGCGGCCCAACTCGCCCGCGCCGTCGTCGAGTCGTACACCGCGCAGATCGACGCGGCCCGGCTGTCGGTCGGCACGGCCGTCGCCGCCGGGGCGCTGCCCGCGGACGTGCCCGCGCTCGCCGCGCAGGCCGCCACGGAGCGGCTTCCCGAGAGCGTGCGGCCGGTCGGTCTGAGCGACAGCCCGCTGAAGGCCGTCAGCTACTTCGCCCCGGCGATGGGTATGTTCTTCGTCCTGTTCACCATCGGGTTCGGCGCCCGTGGCTACTTCGCCGAACAGCGGCAGGGCACCCTCGACCGGATCGCCGCCGCACCCGTGGGCCGGGGGGCGCTGCTGCTCGGCAAGTCGCTCTCGACCTTCGTCTACAGTCTCGCCGGGCTTGCCACCACCCTCACGGCGTCCTGGCTGCTCTTCGGCGCCCGATGGGCGGATCCGCTCGGCGTCGCCCTGCTGTGCCTCACCATGGCGGCCGCCATCGTCAGCCTCACGGCCCTGGTGATCTCCCTGGCCCGCACCGAGCAGCAGGCCCAAGGCCTGTCCTCGATCGTCGTGTTCGCGCTGGTGCTGCTCGGCGGGAACTTCGTCTTCGTGTCCGTCGCGCCGCCGCTGATCCGCCGGCTCGCGCTGTTCACGCCCAACGGCTGGGCCCTGCGCGGCTTCACCGACCTCGGGACCGGGGTGGGCGGCTGGTCCGCGGTCGGCCCGCCCCTGCTCGGCATGGTCGCCTTCACCCTGGCCGCCACGGCCCTGACCGCCCTGATCCTGCGCCTGCGGAGGCCGTCGTGA
- a CDS encoding ABC transporter ATP-binding protein, with the protein MTAPSPPTIRREATHALLECARLVRRFGDLTAVDGVSLSVAPGETYGLLGPNGSGKTTTIRMVCGLLRPDSGTVEVAGHRVGTAVGPAKRLIGYVPQDIALYGDLSVRENLDFFGRLYRLPGRERARRVREVLELVDLTARAEDRVDTLSGGMRRRLNIGAGLVHAPTLLILDEPTVGVDPQSRHAILESVRRFGEQGMAILYTTHYMEEAERLCDRVGIIDHGRLIAEGTHRELVALVAERDRIRLTATGDLQAYAAACRGLSRVDGADVGGEHGEVLQAVVQGAHSLLPRLLDLARDHGVQVRSVDIDEPDLEAVFLHLTGTALRE; encoded by the coding sequence ATGACCGCACCGTCCCCGCCCACGATCCGCCGAGAGGCGACGCACGCCCTGCTGGAATGCGCGCGGCTGGTACGGCGCTTCGGTGACCTGACCGCTGTCGACGGCGTCTCCCTCTCCGTCGCCCCGGGCGAGACGTACGGCCTGCTCGGACCCAACGGCTCGGGCAAGACCACCACGATCCGCATGGTGTGCGGGCTGCTGCGCCCCGACAGCGGGACGGTCGAGGTCGCCGGGCACCGCGTCGGCACCGCCGTCGGTCCCGCGAAGCGGCTGATCGGTTACGTCCCCCAGGACATCGCCCTCTACGGCGACCTCAGCGTCCGCGAGAACCTGGACTTCTTCGGGCGCCTGTACCGGCTCCCGGGCAGGGAGCGGGCGCGCCGGGTCCGTGAGGTCCTGGAGCTGGTCGATCTGACGGCCCGGGCCGAGGACCGGGTGGACACGCTGTCCGGAGGTATGCGCAGGCGGCTCAACATCGGTGCCGGTCTCGTGCACGCGCCGACGCTGCTCATCCTGGACGAGCCGACCGTCGGGGTGGACCCGCAGAGCCGCCACGCCATCCTGGAGAGCGTCCGGCGTTTCGGCGAGCAGGGCATGGCCATCCTGTACACCACCCACTACATGGAGGAGGCCGAGCGGCTCTGCGACCGGGTCGGCATCATCGACCACGGCCGCCTGATCGCCGAGGGAACCCACCGCGAGCTGGTCGCCCTCGTCGCCGAGCGCGACCGGATCCGCCTGACGGCCACCGGCGACCTCCAGGCGTACGCCGCCGCCTGCCGCGGCCTGAGCCGCGTCGACGGCGCCGACGTCGGCGGCGAGCACGGCGAGGTCCTGCAGGCGGTGGTGCAAGGCGCCCACAGCCTGCTCCCGCGGCTGCTCGACCTCGCACGCGACCACGGCGTGCAGGTCAGGAGCGTCGACATCGACGAGCCGGACCTCGAAGCGGTCTTCCTCCATCTGACCGGCACCGCCCTGAGGGAGTGA
- a CDS encoding TetR/AcrR family transcriptional regulator — MSETKPPKGAGRPRSAEKEAAILRAALELLASQGYVRMTLDQVAAAAGVSKSTIHLRWKTKADLLTAALAALRVTGVPAPSGQLRTDLVAILEDFAGVVERVDGMALIGTCLAEEAHTPELLGLLRERTVLPRRALLREALERGREEGLVRADADLEAAVSALLGPYYADYMAGRGGRPGWAEEAVDLVLTGLRADLR; from the coding sequence ATGTCCGAGACGAAGCCGCCCAAGGGCGCCGGGCGGCCCCGCTCCGCCGAGAAGGAAGCGGCGATCCTGCGCGCAGCGCTCGAACTGCTCGCCTCCCAGGGGTACGTACGGATGACCCTGGACCAGGTCGCCGCCGCCGCGGGCGTGAGCAAGTCCACGATCCACCTGCGCTGGAAGACGAAGGCGGATCTGCTCACCGCGGCGCTCGCCGCCCTGCGCGTGACGGGCGTCCCCGCCCCGAGCGGGCAGCTGCGCACCGACCTCGTCGCGATCCTGGAGGACTTCGCCGGGGTCGTCGAGCGCGTCGACGGCATGGCGCTCATCGGCACCTGCCTCGCCGAGGAGGCGCACACCCCCGAGCTGCTCGGCCTGCTGCGGGAGCGCACGGTACTGCCCCGCCGTGCCCTGCTGCGCGAGGCGCTGGAACGGGGCCGGGAGGAAGGCCTCGTCCGCGCCGACGCGGACCTGGAGGCCGCCGTCTCGGCCCTCCTCGGCCCCTACTACGCGGACTACATGGCCGGTCGCGGGGGCCGGCCGGGATGGGCGGAGGAGGCCGTGGACCTGGTCCTCACCGGTCTCCGGGCCGACCTGCGCTGA